From the genome of Homalodisca vitripennis isolate AUS2020 chromosome 8, UT_GWSS_2.1, whole genome shotgun sequence, one region includes:
- the LOC124368058 gene encoding keratin-associated protein 16-1-like yields MCVSTRVLPLLVLCVIQQAVAVKEPTEDGGCAKEKTCDFNDCKDGEECYLLNGEPTCRPCSSTCEGVVCPEGQECILEVVQCFVPPCCPIPTCTPTNNSSSCSEEEGQTCDGIDCGEQKECIILDGIPTCVQELTCATINCITGYTCVDRKCILDPCYDYQCPYGQECHLEDVPCTEPPCRVPSCRPIDKCATVSCKQRYICQDGKCVEEVNKVSVDGELGLGWSLKDVPGLVSLAPTCRGYDCPPGEECYLEEVVCVKAPCFPIPSCRPRACSPSSPCTYGRVCINGRCVTRATCLDFECPPGQECYLVESSCRRPPCPPVPSCRPPPTCDVIHCPPGSTTPVGTAHRLPPAARPVTPAPQAPSGKPVTPAP; encoded by the exons ATGTGCGTCAGTACACGCGTGTTACCTTTGTTAGTATTGTGTGTGATACAGCAGGCTGTGGCAGTGAAG GAACCCACTGAGGATGGAGGATGCGCCAAGGAAAAGACCTGTGATTTTAATGATTGTAAAGACGGGGAGGAGTGTTATTTGTTGAATGGTGAACCCACGTGCAGACCCTGT TCATCCACGTGTGAAGGGGTGGTGTGTCCAGAAGGCCAAGAGTGTATTCTCGAGGTTGTCCAGTGTTTCGTACCTCCCTGTTGTCCTATTCCTACCTGCACCCCTACAAACAACAGTAGCAGTTGTTCAGAGGAGGAGGGACAGACTTGTGACGGTATTGACTGTGGAGAGCAGAAGGAGTGTATTATTTTGGATGGCATACCCACTTGTGTACAGGAATTGACGTGTGCAACGATTAACTGTATTACAGGATACACATGCGTAGACAGAAAATGCATTTTGGATCCTTGCTACGACTATCAATGTCCATATGGTCAAGAGTGTCATCTAGAAGACGTTCCTTGTACAGAACCTCCTTGCAGAGTTCCTTCCTGCAGACCCATTGACAAGTGTGCTACAGTAAGCTGCAAGCAACGCTACATCTGCCAGGACGGTAAATGTGTTGAGGAGGTAAATAAAGTCAGCGTGGATGGCGAACTCGGTCTAGGGTGGTCTCTAAAGGATGTGCCCGGTTTGGTATCTCTTGCACCGACTTGCAGAGGGTATGATTGTCCTCCTGGAGAAGAGTGTTACCTCGAGGAGGTCGTGTGTGTTAAAGCCCCCTGTTTTCCAATACCATCCTGCAGACCTAGAGCGTGCAGTCCTTCTTCTCCTTGCACCTACGGTAGAGTATGTATAAATGGACGCTGCGTCACTAGAGCCACCTGCCTGGACTTTGAATGTCCTCCAGGGCAAGAGTGTTACCTTGTGGAGAGCTCTTGTAGGCGACCTCCATGTCCTCCAGTCCCCTCTTGTAGACCTCCACCGACTTGTGACGTCATCCACTGTCCGCCAGG